One region of Hydrogenobaculum sp. Y04AAS1 genomic DNA includes:
- a CDS encoding glycosyltransferase, with amino-acid sequence MKLLDITHFYSDKSGGIKTYINNKIEYFKDKDIEHVLIVPGKKDNINYINHSKIYQIKSPYMLVWKQYRLLVNHQKIANIIQYEKPDIVEIGSLFLLPSFIKKLKEKLNFRMIGFFHSNLEKSLSNILKLNKEDSVVSKMTRKYIYKAYSDMDLIIAPSFYVKDYLNTLGLYNVEVVYHGIDVRFFENQAPDKDLQNALKGKIALIYVGRFSKDKNFLELLDIFKTVYSLDNRIHLILVGDGPDKKHINKILDRGFTVFDYIKDKKTLAGLYKASDIFVSASKSDTFGYSIIEAQACGLPVVAYKDVSFPEIVYYKNYLASSKEEFIKNLLILSKTYQYLDKSQIKGFIKERFSLEKNMEELFFIYKSLSGLYQKRFA; translated from the coding sequence ATGAAACTTTTAGATATAACGCATTTTTATTCAGATAAAAGCGGTGGTATAAAAACCTATATAAACAACAAGATAGAGTATTTTAAGGACAAAGATATTGAGCATGTTCTGATAGTACCTGGCAAAAAAGATAATATTAATTATATAAACCATAGCAAGATATATCAAATCAAATCCCCTTACATGTTGGTTTGGAAACAGTATAGGCTTCTTGTCAACCACCAAAAGATAGCAAACATTATCCAATACGAAAAGCCAGATATCGTAGAAATAGGATCGTTATTTTTACTACCATCTTTTATAAAAAAATTAAAAGAAAAGCTTAATTTTAGGATGATTGGTTTTTTTCATTCTAACTTGGAGAAAAGTCTATCAAACATTCTCAAACTAAACAAAGAAGATAGCGTAGTATCAAAGATGACCAGAAAATATATCTACAAAGCCTACAGCGATATGGATCTGATAATAGCTCCTTCTTTTTATGTAAAAGATTATCTAAATACTTTGGGCTTATACAACGTAGAGGTGGTTTATCATGGTATAGATGTTAGGTTTTTTGAAAACCAAGCACCAGACAAAGACCTTCAAAACGCTTTAAAAGGTAAAATAGCGCTTATATATGTGGGAAGGTTTTCCAAAGATAAAAACTTTTTAGAGCTTTTAGATATATTTAAAACAGTATATAGCTTAGATAACAGAATTCATCTAATTTTAGTAGGGGATGGACCAGACAAAAAGCATATAAATAAAATACTAGATAGGGGTTTTACGGTTTTTGATTATATAAAAGACAAAAAAACCCTGGCAGGGCTTTACAAGGCATCTGATATATTTGTCAGTGCTTCCAAATCCGATACCTTTGGCTATTCTATAATAGAAGCCCAGGCCTGTGGGCTTCCAGTGGTGGCTTACAAGGATGTATCGTTTCCAGAGATTGTTTATTATAAAAATTATCTTGCCTCTTCAAAAGAAGAGTTTATAAAAAATCTACTCATTTTATCAAAAACATACCAGTATCTTGATAAAAGCCAAATAAAAGGCTTTATAAAAGAGCGCTTTTCTTTGGAAAAGAATATGGAGGAGCTGTTTTTCATATACAAGTCCTTAAGTGGTTTGTACCAAAAGCGCTTCGCTTGA
- a CDS encoding TonB-dependent receptor, whose product MKIRLACIFSLAMVSFAFAETPLLNVEVNAHKTKENTPSKLVKTKKYTKAKEKVEKPLINKLTSSGGGNVFQALELLPSVNFQTQDPYGLSGGQITIRGFNNNQIGLTIDGMPLMDSGNYALYPNEYMDLENLEAETITRGGTGKASPLYSDLGGRIALRTIPPKDKLGLELEQIFGSYAFEKSFVRLDSGLLPLMNSKFFISFSHAQADKWKGPGQNPKFRDHVAFGWVANLNRLHIDFYMDENDQVNYYYRGLSYQQAQNLSAYKDFDYNGSLTGNPAIDQYYYKFFHNPYQNYEFRGDISFDVSKNFYVDLKPYYWRGRGSGTSASYNSKGNYINYGISYNYTKRPGFIAQAVFHKNPFKVTAGFWYERADLENFEPYFKLNNFQNGNYNTTFNYYGYIDKVYTTTQTPYAIFDLKDFHRFDVELGLKYAQVKRDYKEFNTNNLPYLPDDDIYNYPLSIIPSESYVKTYRKFLPSINIGYKINRYLYPYFNYAKNFQVPESYQGSPPGTTTQEIINNLSPEEADSYDAGVNITLGKFLIKPDIYYVDYKNKIVDFAEPNNPNITYPQNVGKVKAYGGELEVLGNLIKNLTLISSFSYNRAKFDNGYYSSSGTFLNVAGNQLPNTPKYMGKLGLDYKLYGFDIFPYLIYEGPRYGDSTNKQEIPSYVVANLNVSRDFNIFGKKFYGFLNVLNLTNKTYIGYIGTGDTSGTYYVAPPITVSAGLRAYF is encoded by the coding sequence ATGAAGATTAGGTTAGCTTGTATTTTTAGTTTAGCAATGGTAAGCTTTGCATTCGCAGAGACACCGCTTCTAAATGTAGAAGTCAATGCACATAAGACCAAAGAAAACACCCCAAGCAAATTAGTAAAAACTAAAAAATATACAAAAGCCAAGGAAAAAGTGGAAAAACCATTGATAAATAAGCTTACGTCTTCTGGTGGTGGAAACGTTTTTCAAGCCCTTGAGCTTCTTCCTTCAGTAAACTTTCAAACTCAAGATCCTTACGGTTTATCTGGAGGACAGATAACTATAAGAGGTTTCAACAACAACCAAATAGGATTGACAATAGATGGCATGCCACTTATGGACTCCGGAAACTACGCTCTATATCCAAACGAATATATGGATTTGGAAAACTTAGAAGCTGAAACTATCACAAGAGGTGGTACTGGGAAAGCAAGCCCACTCTACTCAGATTTAGGTGGTAGAATAGCTTTAAGAACGATACCACCAAAAGATAAGCTTGGCTTAGAGTTAGAGCAAATATTTGGCTCTTATGCTTTTGAAAAATCTTTTGTAAGACTGGATAGCGGATTGTTGCCCCTTATGAACTCAAAGTTTTTTATATCATTTTCTCATGCTCAAGCTGATAAGTGGAAAGGCCCAGGTCAAAATCCTAAGTTTAGGGACCACGTAGCTTTTGGCTGGGTAGCAAATTTAAATAGACTACATATAGATTTTTACATGGACGAAAACGATCAGGTAAATTACTATTATAGAGGTCTTAGCTACCAACAAGCCCAAAACTTGAGTGCTTACAAAGATTTTGATTACAACGGTAGTCTCACTGGTAATCCAGCCATAGATCAATACTATTACAAATTTTTTCATAACCCATATCAAAACTATGAATTTAGAGGAGATATAAGCTTTGATGTAAGTAAAAACTTCTATGTCGATTTAAAGCCTTATTACTGGAGAGGTAGAGGGTCAGGAACTTCTGCATCTTACAATAGCAAGGGCAACTACATAAATTACGGTATTTCATACAATTATACAAAAAGACCTGGTTTTATAGCCCAAGCGGTTTTTCATAAAAATCCTTTCAAAGTAACCGCTGGTTTTTGGTATGAAAGGGCAGATTTAGAAAACTTTGAACCATACTTTAAGCTAAACAACTTCCAAAACGGCAATTACAACACAACTTTTAACTACTACGGATATATAGATAAAGTGTACACCACCACTCAAACACCCTATGCTATATTTGATCTAAAAGATTTTCATCGTTTTGATGTTGAACTAGGTTTAAAATACGCTCAAGTAAAAAGAGATTATAAAGAGTTTAATACCAATAACTTACCATATCTTCCAGACGATGATATATACAACTATCCTCTTAGTATAATCCCAAGCGAGTCTTATGTAAAAACTTATAGAAAATTTTTACCAAGTATCAACATAGGTTATAAGATAAATAGATACCTTTATCCATATTTCAACTATGCAAAAAACTTCCAAGTTCCAGAAAGTTATCAAGGTTCACCACCAGGAACCACTACACAAGAAATAATCAACAACTTATCACCAGAAGAAGCTGATTCTTACGATGCTGGTGTTAATATAACACTCGGCAAATTTTTAATAAAACCAGACATCTACTATGTAGATTACAAAAATAAGATCGTAGACTTTGCAGAGCCAAACAACCCAAATATTACATATCCCCAAAACGTAGGTAAAGTAAAAGCCTACGGCGGTGAACTGGAAGTCTTAGGTAATCTTATAAAAAACCTAACTTTAATAAGCTCTTTTTCTTACAATAGGGCAAAATTTGACAACGGATACTATTCTTCTTCTGGGACATTTCTAAACGTGGCTGGAAACCAGCTTCCAAATACACCTAAGTATATGGGAAAACTCGGCTTAGACTACAAGCTTTATGGATTTGATATATTCCCTTATCTAATATATGAAGGCCCAAGATACGGCGATTCAACAAATAAACAAGAAATCCCCTCATACGTAGTGGCAAATCTAAATGTATCAAGAGACTTTAATATATTTGGTAAAAAGTTTTACGGCTTTTTAAACGTATTAAACCTTACCAACAAAACATATATAGGTTATATAGGAACTGGTGATACTTCTGGTACTTACTATGTAGCGCCACCTATAACAGTATCTGCTGGTTTGAGGGCATACTTTTAA
- a CDS encoding GGDEF domain-containing protein — MRAVFVSKDFSQISVKEFESIEEFSENVTDDYEYFMLEDINSAHKVLCLKPTRLVRENLELLRLLFKKQVIMFYQPIFSNKDGFVYAYEALLRVKNGDSYIYPKEVFSIAKEMGIDYKLDAICREQAIAQYQQKGLKLFININPNSSNSGFFKRGFTLNVVLQNNLKPQDVVLELTESEKIDDIDMLKETIKYYKSVGFSIAFDDFGTGYNSLNILSHIEPDYIKFPIELINGIARSKLKWQIVRGIMDMAIKNGIRTIAEGIETKEDLEVVLELGIDYSQGFLLAKPSPSKELPKEGIMLLRNIIIKKKLNSVKDRYSIAKEDIEPIRVIKGAPEIKELIDIIKKNDLKWLYLEDFDIAISENCIKRMLNAFSENLFYYKPIDYFFEHVDCHYVHPEKIDIQDNILHAYNLAIEKGLEIMIVKNKEIVGVLTKAKILEKLFDTFYKITLYTNPLTGLPGNVIIEKEIENAIEQKINAYVVYIDIANFKPFNDAYGFLAGDMMIKKLAQTLQTFAFNYDAFVGHIGGDDFVVIFKNVKNIKQVLEMLYQEAQEALKELYKGEDIKRGYFVSKDREGNIKEFPIATISMAATSTLNYKSSQEISKRLAELKKESKKLLKPVVEESSEALLVQTT; from the coding sequence ATGAGGGCTGTATTTGTAAGCAAAGATTTTTCACAAATAAGTGTAAAAGAGTTTGAAAGTATAGAAGAGTTTAGTGAAAATGTAACAGATGACTATGAGTATTTTATGTTAGAAGACATCAACAGCGCGCACAAGGTTCTGTGCCTAAAACCCACAAGGCTTGTCAGAGAAAATTTGGAGCTTTTAAGGCTTTTATTTAAAAAGCAAGTCATTATGTTTTATCAGCCTATTTTTTCCAATAAAGATGGTTTTGTGTATGCCTACGAAGCTCTTCTTAGAGTGAAAAACGGAGATAGCTACATATATCCAAAAGAAGTTTTTAGCATAGCCAAAGAGATGGGTATAGACTATAAGCTTGATGCTATATGTAGAGAACAAGCTATAGCCCAGTATCAGCAAAAAGGTTTAAAGCTTTTTATAAACATAAATCCAAACTCTTCAAACAGTGGATTTTTTAAAAGAGGCTTTACTTTAAACGTTGTACTTCAAAACAATCTAAAACCCCAAGATGTAGTACTTGAGCTAACCGAATCAGAAAAGATAGACGATATAGATATGTTAAAAGAGACGATAAAATATTACAAATCCGTAGGTTTTAGTATAGCCTTTGATGATTTTGGTACAGGTTATAACTCTTTGAATATATTGAGCCACATAGAGCCAGACTATATAAAATTTCCTATAGAGCTTATAAATGGTATAGCACGGTCAAAACTAAAGTGGCAGATAGTAAGGGGCATCATGGATATGGCTATAAAAAACGGCATAAGAACCATAGCTGAAGGCATAGAAACTAAAGAGGATTTAGAGGTTGTTTTAGAGCTTGGTATAGACTACTCTCAAGGGTTTTTGTTGGCAAAACCATCACCCTCCAAAGAGCTACCAAAAGAAGGTATCATGCTTTTAAGGAACATCATCATCAAGAAAAAACTAAACTCTGTAAAAGATAGGTACAGCATAGCCAAAGAGGACATTGAACCTATAAGGGTTATAAAAGGGGCACCTGAGATAAAAGAGCTAATAGATATCATAAAGAAAAACGATTTAAAATGGTTATATTTGGAAGATTTTGATATTGCAATAAGTGAGAACTGTATAAAGAGAATGCTAAATGCCTTCAGTGAAAATCTATTTTACTATAAACCCATAGATTACTTTTTTGAACACGTTGATTGCCATTATGTACACCCAGAGAAAATAGATATTCAAGACAACATACTTCACGCTTACAACTTAGCTATAGAAAAGGGCTTAGAGATCATGATAGTTAAGAACAAGGAGATTGTAGGGGTTTTGACAAAAGCAAAGATATTGGAAAAGCTCTTTGATACATTCTACAAAATCACCCTTTATACAAACCCTCTAACGGGATTGCCAGGTAATGTGATTATAGAAAAAGAGATTGAAAATGCCATAGAGCAAAAAATAAACGCCTATGTGGTTTATATAGATATAGCAAACTTCAAGCCCTTTAACGATGCATATGGCTTTTTGGCTGGGGATATGATGATTAAGAAATTAGCCCAAACGCTCCAAACCTTTGCCTTTAACTACGATGCTTTCGTGGGGCATATAGGGGGAGATGATTTTGTGGTGATTTTCAAAAATGTAAAGAATATAAAACAAGTTTTAGAAATGCTTTATCAAGAAGCCCAAGAGGCTTTGAAGGAACTTTACAAAGGAGAGGACATAAAAAGAGGTTATTTTGTATCAAAAGATAGAGAAGGAAACATAAAAGAATTTCCAATAGCGACTATCTCTATGGCCGCCACAAGTACTCTAAACTACAAGAGCTCCCAAGAGATATCAAAAAGGTTGGCAGAGCTTAAAAAAGAGTCCAAAAAACTTCTAAAACCTGTGGTAGAAGAGTCAAGCGAAGCGCTTTTGGTACAAACCACTTAA
- a CDS encoding nucleotidyltransferase domain-containing protein, which translates to MQAIKEQNLKEQVFEFLQTHKDELYEKFGVSHAGFFGSVAKGKEKENSDIDIYVEIEYSRIDLDAYLELIEYLEKAFKRKVDIITSNQLKHMRNHYKQNIIKNEIIHVF; encoded by the coding sequence ATGCAAGCTATAAAAGAGCAAAATTTAAAAGAACAAGTATTTGAGTTTTTACAAACGCACAAAGATGAATTGTATGAGAAATTTGGAGTATCACATGCAGGGTTTTTTGGCTCTGTGGCAAAAGGAAAAGAGAAAGAAAACAGCGATATAGACATATATGTAGAGATTGAATACTCAAGGATAGATCTTGATGCTTATTTAGAATTAATTGAGTATCTTGAAAAGGCTTTTAAAAGAAAAGTAGATATAATAACCAGCAACCAGCTAAAGCACATGAGGAATCATTATAAGCAAAACATCATTAAAAATGAAATAATTCATGTTTTCTGA
- a CDS encoding glycosyltransferase — translation MIKVDLHLHSQASNRPGGYISEKLKIGESYTKPKKLYEILSNRGMTLFTITDHDTIDGCLEIAHLPGVFISEEITTYFPEDRCKVHVIAIDINQKHHDDIQHIRGNIYELVDYLQFNNITHILAHPLYDMDGKLNKTHIERFLLLFDNWEILNGTRSKTSSIITKKIAKSYTKKDLEDLANKYGFFKRKRDFIAFTGGSDDHGGLDLGYGYTIAEGSSVEDLKKAIENGTTKVDGYHGNPKRLTHMVMNIAKEGMKKRYNLGSLGFLLDSLFENKDLTQKYSFLDSILGKSSAVTFIENVVNFKGVMTENQHDNIFQFFSNILPYTLNQIKSMKSFDFDKLSAYIGRSVIFLAPYIAYLSVYKQRADEKNTSKRFYKEFFNEEHIDGKVAYFTDTFFDINGVAKTTQKLLDLAKEEELNIKFIISDERCIEDSHIKNFKPMISFALPEYENITINIPNLLELLDYVESENFDIVYAATPGVIGIYALIIAKILGIPFVSAYHTDFPEYTYRYTSEPYFKYAAEMLMKTFYGLSDRVLIPSFSYYEKLKNYGIKEDKLVIFKRGVNKEKFNPIFRDKDFWKNFDPTYRGERVIVYIGRVAKEKDLDVFIEVFELLKEERNLRFAIVGDGPYKYELEKVYKDRIMFTGFLEGEDLSKAYASADIFLFPSTTETFGNVVLEAMASGIVPLVPDKGGAKEHIKHEENGFIINQNNPIEYANLIKKLLEDHFYYKEIKQRAIDYAHSLDERELLLEMINLLSFNKVRSIEFSEESVA, via the coding sequence ATAACCACATACTTTCCAGAGGATAGATGCAAAGTACACGTTATAGCCATTGATATAAATCAAAAGCATCACGACGATATACAGCATATAAGGGGCAACATATACGAACTTGTAGATTATCTTCAATTCAACAACATAACCCATATACTGGCTCATCCGCTTTACGATATGGATGGAAAGCTTAATAAAACTCATATAGAAAGGTTTTTACTTTTATTTGACAACTGGGAAATACTAAATGGCACAAGGTCAAAAACTTCTTCAATTATCACAAAAAAGATAGCAAAATCTTACACCAAAAAAGATTTGGAAGACCTTGCAAACAAATACGGCTTTTTTAAAAGAAAAAGAGATTTTATAGCTTTTACCGGTGGGTCTGATGACCATGGTGGGCTTGATCTTGGTTATGGATATACTATAGCAGAAGGCTCCAGCGTAGAAGATCTCAAGAAAGCCATAGAAAATGGAACTACGAAAGTAGATGGCTATCATGGAAATCCAAAAAGACTGACACACATGGTAATGAACATAGCAAAAGAAGGCATGAAAAAACGCTATAATCTTGGAAGCTTGGGGTTTTTACTGGATAGTTTATTTGAAAACAAAGACCTAACCCAAAAGTATTCTTTCTTAGATTCTATACTTGGCAAAAGCTCTGCAGTCACTTTCATAGAAAATGTTGTAAACTTCAAAGGTGTTATGACAGAAAATCAGCATGATAACATATTTCAATTTTTCTCAAACATATTACCCTATACGCTAAATCAAATAAAATCTATGAAATCCTTTGATTTTGATAAGCTAAGCGCTTACATAGGAAGAAGCGTTATATTTTTAGCTCCATATATAGCTTATCTATCTGTCTACAAACAAAGAGCCGATGAGAAAAACACATCCAAGAGATTTTACAAAGAGTTTTTCAATGAAGAACACATTGACGGCAAAGTAGCATATTTTACCGATACATTTTTTGATATAAACGGCGTAGCTAAAACCACTCAAAAGCTTCTTGATTTGGCCAAAGAAGAGGAGCTAAACATCAAGTTTATAATCTCAGACGAAAGATGTATTGAAGATAGTCATATTAAAAACTTTAAACCAATGATTTCTTTTGCTTTACCAGAGTATGAGAATATCACCATAAATATACCAAATCTTTTAGAGCTTTTAGATTATGTAGAATCAGAAAATTTTGACATCGTGTATGCTGCCACCCCAGGGGTTATAGGAATCTACGCTCTTATAATAGCCAAAATCCTTGGTATTCCTTTTGTATCTGCTTATCACACAGACTTTCCAGAATACACCTATAGATATACCTCTGAGCCTTATTTTAAATACGCTGCTGAAATGCTTATGAAAACCTTCTACGGTTTGTCAGACAGGGTATTGATCCCAAGTTTTTCTTACTATGAAAAGCTTAAAAACTACGGTATAAAAGAGGACAAGCTGGTAATTTTCAAACGAGGTGTAAACAAGGAAAAATTTAACCCCATCTTTAGAGATAAGGATTTTTGGAAAAACTTTGACCCCACTTACAGAGGAGAAAGAGTGATTGTCTATATAGGAAGAGTTGCAAAAGAAAAAGATTTAGACGTGTTTATAGAGGTTTTTGAGCTTTTAAAAGAAGAGAGAAACCTAAGGTTTGCCATAGTAGGGGATGGACCATATAAGTATGAACTTGAAAAAGTTTACAAAGATAGGATTATGTTTACGGGATTTTTGGAGGGGGAGGATTTATCAAAAGCCTATGCCAGCGCAGATATATTCTTGTTTCCAAGCACCACAGAAACCTTTGGAAACGTGGTTTTGGAAGCTATGGCCAGTGGCATCGTACCTTTAGTCCCAGATAAAGGTGGTGCAAAAGAACATATAAAACATGAAGAAAACGGCTTTATAATAAATCAAAACAATCCAATAGAGTATGCAAACCTCATAAAAAAACTCTTAGAGGATCATTTCTATTACAAAGAGATAAAACAAAGAGCTATAGATTATGCCCATAGCTTAGACGAGAGAGAGCTTTTGTTGGAGATGATAAACTTGTTATCTTTTAACAAAGTAAGGAGTATAGAGTTTTCAGAAGAAAGCGTTGCATGA
- a CDS encoding DUF4388 domain-containing protein gives MQIEQALTLLEPSLEVSIENEEEFLAFEQMINASFDCFLVSVDNNVFYDTKSLKTPAYAKVYKVDCNFYKALVGKTEDIKILHPKLNKVWISPTDTRADFAKVLEDIKSMELTGFLEVKSKFLEVDGYIYFKNGDVVNAKFGDLDKEPAVSFLISKISDKVVTMNFYKIPEELVDIYAARHKLLFVKEEDEITSLDFDVNLKEFLTQGLFPSGYFHIYVKNDKKLFSIINDEMVETLEIYEPFFLSVFSLEFVEGCIDIVNFIKSYKPVNVYAKPTSADKNFVFFCPMCWNTINQDDIACPHCGYNLENFIKLPYETKLIIALNHPIANYRITALNVIKSKNLSMAKPFIRDIILKEDNPFVIQSAINTLLTLDENACSFFKHVLEIHEYTVVKRYIEDVYRRYCV, from the coding sequence ATGCAGATTGAACAAGCCCTAACGCTCTTAGAGCCAAGCTTAGAAGTGTCTATAGAAAACGAAGAAGAGTTTTTGGCTTTTGAACAGATGATAAACGCAAGTTTTGACTGTTTTTTGGTAAGTGTGGATAACAATGTTTTTTACGATACTAAAAGCCTAAAAACACCAGCCTACGCAAAGGTGTATAAAGTGGATTGTAATTTCTACAAAGCCCTCGTTGGAAAGACAGAGGATATAAAGATATTGCATCCAAAGCTAAACAAAGTATGGATATCTCCCACAGACACGAGGGCAGATTTTGCAAAGGTTTTAGAAGATATAAAAAGCATGGAACTAACGGGGTTTTTGGAGGTAAAATCCAAGTTTTTAGAGGTGGATGGCTATATTTATTTTAAAAATGGGGATGTTGTAAATGCAAAGTTTGGTGATCTTGACAAAGAACCTGCTGTTAGTTTTTTGATAAGCAAGATATCTGATAAGGTGGTCACCATGAACTTTTACAAAATCCCCGAAGAACTCGTGGATATCTATGCTGCCAGACATAAGCTTTTGTTTGTAAAAGAAGAGGATGAGATCACAAGCCTTGATTTTGATGTAAACCTCAAAGAGTTCTTAACTCAAGGTTTGTTTCCAAGCGGATACTTCCATATCTATGTAAAAAACGACAAAAAATTGTTTAGCATAATAAACGATGAGATGGTGGAAACTCTTGAGATATACGAGCCGTTTTTCTTATCGGTGTTTTCTTTGGAGTTTGTAGAAGGTTGTATTGATATCGTCAATTTTATTAAAAGCTACAAACCAGTAAACGTTTATGCAAAACCCACCAGTGCCGATAAAAACTTTGTGTTTTTCTGTCCTATGTGCTGGAATACTATAAACCAAGATGATATTGCATGTCCTCATTGTGGTTACAATCTGGAAAACTTCATCAAACTCCCCTATGAGACCAAGCTCATCATCGCCCTAAACCATCCGATAGCAAATTATAGGATCACCGCTCTAAATGTAATAAAATCAAAAAACTTGAGTATGGCAAAACCCTTTATAAGAGACATTATATTAAAAGAAGACAATCCCTTTGTAATACAATCTGCTATAAACACCCTCTTAACTTTGGATGAAAATGCCTGCTCGTTTTTTAAGCATGTGCTTGAGATCCACGAGTACACAGTCGTAAAAAGATACATAGAGGATGTTTATAGGAGGTATTGTGTATGA
- a CDS encoding HepT-like ribonuclease domain-containing protein — protein MFSEKDRGYLIDILQTCELIVKHTQNISFDAFMKNQEKQAAIIYWIKCNKMAGMRDVLIHNYADVDYHIVWKVATVDVPDLMEQIKQVLNDEFKH, from the coding sequence ATGTTTTCTGAAAAAGATAGAGGCTATCTAATAGATATTTTGCAAACCTGTGAGCTTATAGTAAAACATACACAAAATATTTCTTTTGACGCTTTTATGAAAAACCAAGAAAAACAAGCAGCCATAATATATTGGATTAAATGTAATAAAATGGCTGGTATGAGAGACGTGTTGATTCACAACTATGCCGATGTAGATTATCATATAGTGTGGAAAGTAGCAACCGTTGACGTCCCTGATTTAATGGAGCAGATAAAGCAAGTTTTAAACGATGAGTTTAAACATTAA